In Desulfomonile tiedjei DSM 6799, a genomic segment contains:
- a CDS encoding Rne/Rng family ribonuclease, with translation MNVTDTARASALTSEIVMNTTKRETRLAMIESGQVVELHLERKGERGIVGNIYKGRVIKVLPGMQAAFVDIGLPRAAFLYVGDIHHHIHDLDFMMNEEESEAQQEEENGLPDGIHDTIPSYTPIEELIQEGEDVLVQISKEPLGSKGARITSHISIPGRHLVFMPTVDHIGISRRIENEVERQRLKDIIAEIKPPSCGIIVRTVSEHETQEKLQADLTFLQGSWERILEKEKKVPAPSLIYEDLDLCLRGVRDLFTENVSRLIVDSREYYNRVIEFMDTFMPSLKAQVELYEGEEPIFDYFGIEMELNKALGRKVWLKSGGYINIDFTEALVAIDVNTGRFVGKRNLQETILKTNLEAAREIAYQLRLRNIGGIIIVDFIDMDRPTDRDKVFNALQEALRKDKQKTNILKISELGLVQMTRKRTRESLTRTLCEQCPYCEGKGFLKSQTTVCYEILRAIGRELADEYSECLQVTANPEVLKLLFEQENDELEEIQRKYNTKILLNPDPNLFQEQYEITIC, from the coding sequence ATGAATGTGACTGATACGGCAAGAGCTTCCGCTTTGACAAGTGAAATCGTGATGAATACCACGAAGCGGGAGACGCGTCTGGCCATGATCGAAAGCGGTCAGGTTGTGGAGCTCCACCTCGAACGCAAGGGCGAACGAGGCATTGTAGGAAACATATATAAAGGTCGGGTTATCAAAGTATTGCCGGGAATGCAGGCAGCGTTTGTGGATATTGGACTCCCAAGAGCTGCTTTCCTGTATGTTGGGGACATTCATCATCACATTCACGACCTGGATTTCATGATGAACGAAGAGGAGTCCGAGGCGCAGCAGGAAGAGGAAAACGGCTTACCTGACGGCATTCATGACACTATTCCCTCGTATACCCCAATCGAAGAGTTGATTCAGGAAGGTGAAGACGTCCTGGTGCAGATCTCCAAAGAGCCTCTCGGCAGTAAGGGGGCTCGGATCACTTCGCACATATCCATACCCGGAAGGCATCTCGTGTTCATGCCTACAGTGGATCATATCGGAATATCGCGCAGAATAGAAAATGAAGTGGAACGGCAGCGGCTCAAAGATATTATCGCTGAAATTAAACCGCCGTCCTGCGGCATCATCGTACGAACGGTGAGCGAACACGAGACCCAGGAAAAGCTTCAGGCCGATTTGACGTTTCTTCAGGGCTCATGGGAACGGATCCTGGAAAAGGAAAAGAAAGTCCCAGCCCCCTCACTGATCTACGAAGACCTGGACCTTTGCCTGCGCGGAGTACGAGACCTGTTCACGGAAAACGTATCGCGCCTCATCGTGGATTCTCGTGAATACTATAATCGCGTTATCGAATTCATGGACACGTTCATGCCGTCCCTCAAAGCTCAGGTCGAACTCTATGAGGGTGAGGAGCCCATCTTCGACTATTTCGGTATCGAGATGGAATTGAACAAAGCCCTGGGTCGAAAGGTATGGCTGAAATCAGGCGGGTACATCAACATCGATTTCACCGAGGCGCTGGTGGCCATTGACGTAAATACCGGTCGATTCGTCGGCAAAAGAAATCTCCAGGAAACCATTCTAAAGACGAACCTTGAGGCAGCTCGCGAAATCGCCTACCAATTGCGTCTCAGGAACATCGGTGGAATCATTATCGTGGATTTCATCGATATGGATCGTCCGACGGACCGGGACAAGGTATTCAATGCGCTCCAGGAAGCCCTGCGCAAAGACAAGCAGAAGACGAACATTCTGAAGATCTCCGAACTGGGCCTTGTCCAGATGACCCGAAAACGCACCAGAGAGAGCCTGACTCGCACTCTCTGTGAGCAGTGTCCGTACTGCGAGGGCAAAGGTTTTCTGAAATCGCAAACTACCGTGTGTTATGAAATACTAAGAGCTATCGGCAGAGAGCTGGCGGATGAATATTCCGAATGCCTGCAGGTCACGGCAAATCCCGAAGTGTTGAAGCTCCTGTTCGAGCAGGAGAATGATGAACTCGAAGAAATCCAGAGAAAATACAACACAAAGATCCTGCTGAACCCCGACCCCAACCTGTTCCAGGAACAATACGAGATTACTATTTGTTGA
- a CDS encoding glycosyltransferase family 2 protein codes for MDYNRETVVSFVVVNRNTAALLIRCLNHIFQSRLPQIPQVIVVDNGSTDDSVAQVRNAYPDVEIIEAGRNLGFAAANNRAFRISRGQFLMLVNTDAMLEPECAGRLLDLMKADPQIGMAGPQLLNNDGTPQTSFEAVPTLATETLNRSLLKRLFPGRFPGKRVRLECSTQVEALIGAVMMIRRKAIEEIGEFDENYFFFLEETDLAVRMRKAGWKVVHDPSSKAVHLQGATAKTYRADARIEFYRSRYLFFRKHYGLVAESILRAVIAVNLSLNVIGLGLATAVTFGKSRSVAGNFHVRNELWKWHLHGCPDGKGLPRT; via the coding sequence ATGGATTACAATCGGGAGACTGTTGTCAGTTTTGTCGTGGTAAACCGCAACACGGCTGCCTTACTCATTCGTTGTCTCAATCACATTTTTCAATCAAGACTGCCTCAAATTCCCCAGGTAATTGTGGTGGACAACGGGTCTACTGACGATTCCGTGGCTCAGGTTCGGAATGCGTACCCTGATGTGGAAATCATCGAAGCAGGCCGAAATCTTGGGTTTGCAGCGGCGAATAACCGCGCTTTTAGGATCTCCCGGGGGCAATTCCTCATGCTCGTCAATACAGATGCTATGCTGGAGCCGGAGTGTGCGGGCAGACTCTTGGATCTCATGAAAGCCGATCCTCAGATCGGCATGGCAGGACCTCAGTTACTGAATAACGACGGAACTCCCCAGACTTCGTTTGAAGCGGTGCCGACTCTTGCAACGGAGACACTAAACAGAAGCCTTTTGAAAAGACTCTTTCCCGGGAGATTTCCGGGAAAACGAGTACGTCTCGAGTGTTCCACGCAGGTAGAGGCGTTGATCGGCGCGGTTATGATGATTCGCAGGAAAGCTATCGAAGAAATCGGTGAGTTTGATGAGAATTATTTCTTCTTCCTCGAGGAAACGGATCTTGCGGTACGGATGAGAAAAGCCGGGTGGAAAGTGGTACACGATCCGTCTTCAAAGGCGGTTCATCTTCAAGGTGCGACCGCGAAAACCTACAGGGCCGATGCGCGAATAGAATTCTACCGATCGAGGTATCTCTTTTTCAGAAAACATTACGGATTAGTTGCTGAGAGCATTCTAAGGGCTGTTATCGCGGTGAATCTCAGCTTGAACGTGATCGGACTCGGACTGGCCACTGCCGTAACGTTCGGAAAATCTCGATCTGTTGCGGGAAATTTCCATGTTCGCAATGAACTGTGGAAATGGCATCTTCATGGATGTCCCGATGGAAAGGGGCTTCCGAGAACATGA
- a CDS encoding enoyl-CoA hydratase/isomerase family protein: MQYVELLQEENLALVALNRGKVNALNDEVVGELTSCLEKLAADVSVAAVILTGKGKFFSFGFDIPHFMSYSKEDFTRYLESFSFLYTKVYLFPKPVIAALNGHAIAGGCMLANACDYRIMTEGKGKISLNEVTFGSSVFAGAVDILKALVGSRNAETILLGGNMYSAEQAETLGLIDRRTSEENLMSEAKRIARDCGRLDRRAFESIKRLLRYELVERYKEREAASISEFVEIWYSEETRNQIKNIAIR, translated from the coding sequence ATGCAGTACGTGGAGTTGTTGCAGGAGGAAAATCTTGCCCTGGTCGCATTAAATCGAGGCAAGGTGAATGCGTTAAACGATGAAGTTGTCGGGGAACTGACTTCGTGTCTTGAGAAGCTTGCAGCGGACGTTTCCGTTGCTGCGGTTATCCTGACGGGGAAAGGAAAGTTCTTCTCGTTCGGTTTTGATATTCCCCACTTCATGAGCTACTCAAAGGAAGACTTTACCAGGTATCTGGAGAGCTTTTCCTTCCTGTATACCAAGGTGTACCTGTTTCCTAAACCGGTGATTGCAGCACTCAACGGTCATGCTATCGCAGGTGGATGTATGCTGGCAAACGCATGCGACTACCGGATAATGACCGAAGGAAAGGGAAAGATTTCCCTCAATGAGGTTACGTTCGGATCGTCCGTGTTTGCCGGAGCGGTGGACATTTTGAAAGCCCTGGTGGGATCGAGGAACGCTGAAACCATTCTTCTGGGTGGAAACATGTACAGCGCGGAACAGGCAGAAACTCTGGGGCTTATCGATCGGAGGACATCCGAAGAGAACCTGATGAGTGAAGCAAAGAGAATTGCCCGGGATTGCGGACGGCTGGATCGCAGAGCGTTTGAAAGCATAAAGAGGCTGCTCAGATATGAACTGGTAGAGCGATACAAGGAACGAGAGGCAGCGTCAATTTCGGAATTCGTCGAGATCTGGTATTCGGAAGAAACGCGAAATCAGATAAAAAACATTGCTATTCGTTAA
- a CDS encoding TIGR03936 family radical SAM-associated protein, producing MKDREVNSVETDSNSHDLEKILVHVQKPARYIGEEINAIRKDVSKVNLRIGLCFPDVYEVGMSHLGLKILYSIVNARTDLYAERVFAPWPDMEDQMRRNGLKLVTLETGTPVADLDLVGFSLQYELCATTVLQILDLAGIPLRANDRTSDHPFVIGGGPVAFNPVPLSPFFDAFVIGDGEEAILEVSAAHCVWKQRNAPREELLRMWKEIPGVFVPSLHTPRDIIQRRVTTDLEKSDFPSAFIVPFCETVHDRIGVEVARGCTRGCRFCQAGMIYRPVREKSVQRVLHLAEQNLRSTGWEEVALLSLSTGDHSCISDLIGCMVQKFGSEKIAVSLPSLRTDTFNTDMGEQIRRVRKTGFTLAPEAGTERLRKIINKGNTEEDLQRAITAAFDLGWQSVKLYFMIGLPHETDEDLDGIVTLVRKAFKWAKGGKVTASISTFVPKAHTPFQWAEQISIEETVRRQQHIRKSFGRGRIQVKFHDPRVSFLEGVFARADEKVSDAIEIAFRKGARFDGWDDQLKFDIWMDAFSESGIDPERYLAARVKADPLPWGFIHGGVTEEYLSKECDKALREESTVDCRKGWCQACGVCDFSKLAPTLAPDARVAPGNTEPQSALSAEASDRTVRRFRLQYGKVGRMRFLGHQDLIRLFERSFRRSRMTLDFSNGFHPHPRLRFSAPLALGVESVAEFLDFDLVNVELKPDEIMVILTKNLPNGITPLKLQEILLNEPLLSARIRQFSYKIKLLDTLEPEQAQERIDQFWSAPEFPLVRKHKGKFKTKDLKEWIKRLDLSDGALTVTIRADASGSVHPLDAVAAVLGIDKELARDLHVIKTDAGTHECD from the coding sequence ATGAAAGACCGTGAAGTGAATAGTGTTGAAACAGACAGCAATTCTCATGACTTAGAAAAAATACTGGTCCACGTGCAAAAGCCTGCACGATATATCGGAGAAGAAATTAATGCGATTCGAAAGGATGTCAGCAAAGTCAATCTGAGGATCGGACTGTGTTTTCCTGACGTGTACGAAGTGGGAATGTCCCATCTTGGGTTGAAGATCCTGTATTCCATCGTGAACGCCCGGACCGATCTGTACGCTGAAAGAGTTTTCGCTCCGTGGCCCGATATGGAAGACCAGATGAGACGCAACGGTCTCAAACTGGTGACCCTGGAAACCGGAACTCCTGTGGCGGATCTGGATTTGGTGGGTTTTTCTCTTCAATATGAGCTCTGCGCGACTACCGTTTTGCAGATACTCGATCTTGCGGGTATTCCCTTACGAGCGAATGACCGAACATCAGATCATCCGTTCGTGATCGGAGGAGGACCTGTAGCGTTTAATCCGGTTCCTCTGTCACCGTTTTTCGATGCATTCGTCATAGGAGACGGAGAAGAAGCCATCCTGGAAGTCTCGGCAGCTCATTGCGTGTGGAAGCAACGCAATGCCCCGAGAGAAGAACTGCTCCGCATGTGGAAAGAAATTCCCGGAGTATTCGTCCCTTCTCTGCACACACCGAGAGATATTATCCAGCGCCGCGTCACCACCGATCTGGAAAAATCCGATTTTCCTTCAGCCTTCATTGTGCCGTTCTGTGAAACAGTTCACGACCGCATCGGAGTGGAAGTGGCGCGGGGGTGCACACGAGGATGCCGATTCTGTCAGGCCGGGATGATTTACCGGCCGGTTCGAGAAAAATCCGTTCAACGCGTCCTCCATCTGGCCGAGCAGAATCTTCGAAGCACAGGCTGGGAAGAAGTGGCCCTTCTCTCGCTTTCCACCGGGGATCATAGCTGCATTTCAGATCTTATCGGTTGCATGGTGCAGAAATTCGGTTCCGAAAAGATTGCAGTATCGCTCCCGTCGCTGCGTACCGATACCTTCAATACGGACATGGGAGAGCAGATCAGAAGAGTGCGCAAGACCGGTTTTACTCTGGCGCCGGAAGCAGGAACAGAAAGACTGCGAAAAATTATAAACAAAGGGAATACGGAAGAAGACCTGCAACGGGCGATCACTGCCGCATTCGACCTGGGTTGGCAATCGGTAAAGCTCTATTTCATGATCGGACTGCCTCATGAAACGGATGAAGACCTGGATGGAATTGTGACGCTTGTCAGAAAAGCCTTCAAATGGGCAAAAGGAGGCAAAGTAACGGCTTCCATTTCCACGTTCGTGCCCAAAGCACACACTCCTTTTCAATGGGCAGAGCAGATATCCATCGAGGAGACCGTACGCAGACAACAGCACATCAGAAAGAGCTTCGGCAGAGGTAGAATTCAAGTAAAGTTTCACGATCCCAGAGTCTCTTTTCTCGAAGGAGTCTTCGCCCGGGCGGATGAAAAAGTGTCTGATGCGATCGAAATCGCCTTTAGGAAAGGCGCCCGGTTCGATGGATGGGACGATCAACTCAAATTCGATATCTGGATGGATGCATTCAGCGAATCCGGAATCGATCCGGAACGTTATCTCGCTGCACGCGTAAAAGCGGATCCGTTACCCTGGGGGTTCATCCACGGAGGGGTTACTGAAGAATACCTCTCAAAAGAATGCGATAAAGCCCTGAGGGAAGAAAGCACGGTGGATTGCCGCAAAGGATGGTGCCAGGCATGCGGTGTGTGCGATTTCTCCAAATTGGCTCCGACTCTTGCTCCTGATGCTCGCGTCGCTCCCGGAAATACGGAACCGCAGTCGGCGTTGTCCGCTGAAGCATCCGACCGAACCGTTCGCCGATTTCGTCTTCAGTACGGAAAAGTCGGACGAATGCGTTTCCTCGGGCATCAAGATCTCATCAGACTCTTCGAGCGGAGTTTTCGGCGTTCCCGCATGACCCTGGATTTTTCCAACGGTTTCCATCCGCATCCTCGACTCAGGTTCTCTGCTCCTTTAGCTCTTGGCGTGGAAAGTGTTGCGGAATTCCTGGATTTCGATCTCGTGAATGTTGAATTAAAGCCTGATGAAATCATGGTTATCCTGACGAAAAATCTTCCAAACGGGATAACACCCTTAAAATTGCAGGAAATTTTGTTGAACGAACCGCTTCTTTCTGCTAGAATTCGGCAGTTTTCCTACAAAATTAAGTTGTTGGACACACTGGAGCCCGAGCAAGCGCAGGAACGGATCGACCAGTTTTGGAGTGCGCCTGAGTTCCCGCTTGTCAGAAAGCACAAAGGCAAATTCAAGACCAAAGATCTCAAGGAATGGATCAAGCGCTTGGATTTGTCGGACGGTGCTCTCACTGTTACCATCAGGGCAGATGCGTCCGGATCGGTGCATCCTCTGGATGCGGTTGCGGCAGTACTGGGCATAGACAAAGAGCTTGCAAGAGATCTGCACGTTATCAAGACAGATGCAGGAACCCATGAATGTGACTGA
- a CDS encoding MBL fold metallo-hydrolase: MQPLEILPDLFFIQRGYLNGNHFVYRSDKSILIDTAYIRDFRDTEKALNDLGVNLSRVEMIVNTHCHCDHVGGNRIIQERSDCRIAMHEIGKYFIDMKDSWSTWWKYYMQEADFFRCDVGLKDEDVLAVGPYEFRVLHTPGHSADGMVLYHEAEKLLISSDTLWENDMAVMTMRVEGSTAIFSMLESLKKLSSLDIKMVFPGHGDPFYDAQGAIQKTKERLFDFLENPKRVGNDLIKKIIIYTLMMKRSIDEETFYDYLMTTPWFVETVDLYFDGKYEKKYHDTMQGFFRRGIVKRNCGTLFTTVKP, translated from the coding sequence ATGCAACCACTTGAAATACTACCCGATCTATTTTTTATCCAGCGTGGTTACCTTAACGGAAATCATTTCGTGTACAGGTCGGATAAGTCAATCCTGATAGACACTGCCTATATTAGGGATTTCAGGGATACCGAAAAAGCGTTGAACGACCTGGGAGTAAACCTTTCCCGGGTCGAGATGATCGTCAATACGCATTGTCACTGCGATCACGTCGGTGGGAACAGGATTATTCAGGAGAGATCCGATTGCCGAATCGCCATGCATGAGATAGGCAAGTACTTCATTGATATGAAAGATTCATGGTCCACGTGGTGGAAATATTACATGCAGGAGGCGGATTTCTTCAGATGCGATGTGGGGCTGAAAGATGAAGACGTGCTTGCGGTCGGTCCTTACGAGTTTCGGGTATTGCATACTCCGGGGCATTCCGCGGACGGAATGGTTTTGTACCACGAAGCCGAGAAACTCCTCATTTCGTCGGACACTCTATGGGAAAACGATATGGCGGTTATGACCATGAGAGTCGAAGGTTCCACTGCGATTTTTTCCATGCTCGAATCTTTGAAAAAGCTCTCATCGCTTGACATCAAGATGGTTTTTCCGGGACATGGAGACCCCTTTTACGATGCTCAGGGAGCTATACAGAAAACCAAAGAAAGACTTTTCGATTTTCTGGAAAATCCGAAACGGGTCGGCAACGACTTGATCAAGAAGATTATTATCTACACCTTGATGATGAAGAGGAGCATCGACGAGGAAACCTTTTACGACTATCTCATGACAACGCCCTGGTTTGTTGAAACCGTGGATCTCTATTTCGACGGCAAGTACGAGAAGAAATATCACGATACCATGCAGGGCTTTTTCAGGCGAGGGATTGTGAAACGAAATTGCGGCACACTTTTTACCACTGTCAAACCGTGA
- a CDS encoding LmrA/YxaF family transcription factor yields the protein MAQELGDSNRVLAQSANRFFVLWGELLRSHFDRAKAQGCLEPDADTDGLSRLVMSTIEGALLLCKASKDTEAFKKTAEALKQAIRPGRGA from the coding sequence ATCGCCCAGGAGCTGGGCGACAGCAATCGGGTGCTTGCTCAATCAGCCAATCGTTTTTTCGTGTTATGGGGCGAATTGCTTCGTTCTCATTTCGATCGGGCCAAAGCTCAAGGATGTCTCGAGCCCGATGCGGATACGGATGGACTCAGCAGACTGGTAATGAGTACCATTGAAGGGGCGCTTCTGCTCTGCAAAGCATCCAAGGATACGGAAGCTTTTAAGAAGACGGCAGAGGCTCTCAAGCAGGCAATCAGACCGGGAAGAGGAGCATAA
- the moaA gene encoding GTP 3',8-cyclase MoaA has product MSNSLMDAYGRTIQYLRVSITDLCNLRCIYCRPPEGVPLVTHEEILRYEEILAIVGIFRDLGIKKIRVTGGEPLVRRGVREFIARLAAMKGIEDVGLTTNGVLLASMAKDLRAAGLKRVNVSLDSMDRENFRRITGSDKLELVLKGIREALAVGFSPVKINVVLLQGINETDVAEFARLTIHEPVYVRFIERMPFGSESLPSSPDSFSAHRVLEMIRKEVGELKIMDREPLDGPATMYTLKGAAGRIGIIDPVTGHFCGTCNRMRLTARGTLRPCLLGSAEIDVKTPLRHGATPAELTEIVRSAVLAKPVGHPGEPQRMCDGMNTIGG; this is encoded by the coding sequence ATGTCAAATAGTTTAATGGATGCGTACGGACGTACGATTCAATACCTTCGAGTTTCCATAACGGACCTGTGCAATCTTCGATGCATCTATTGCCGTCCCCCTGAAGGTGTCCCCCTCGTTACCCACGAAGAGATCCTCCGATATGAAGAAATCCTCGCGATAGTCGGCATTTTCCGGGATCTTGGCATAAAGAAGATACGGGTCACCGGAGGTGAGCCTCTCGTCCGTCGCGGTGTTCGGGAATTTATCGCGAGACTGGCGGCAATGAAGGGCATAGAAGATGTCGGTTTGACTACCAACGGGGTTCTGCTTGCTTCCATGGCCAAGGATCTTCGGGCTGCCGGACTCAAAAGAGTAAACGTAAGCCTCGATTCCATGGATAGGGAAAACTTCAGGAGAATTACGGGGTCCGACAAGCTGGAGCTTGTCCTGAAAGGGATCCGGGAGGCTCTTGCTGTAGGTTTTTCTCCGGTAAAGATTAATGTGGTCCTTCTTCAAGGCATAAACGAAACAGATGTTGCAGAATTTGCAAGGCTAACAATCCATGAACCGGTATACGTGAGGTTTATCGAACGCATGCCATTTGGCTCCGAGTCCCTACCGAGTTCGCCCGATTCATTCAGCGCCCACAGGGTCTTGGAGATGATCCGGAAAGAAGTAGGGGAACTCAAAATAATGGATCGTGAACCCCTCGACGGGCCGGCAACTATGTATACCCTCAAAGGGGCTGCCGGACGCATTGGAATTATCGATCCGGTTACAGGTCATTTCTGCGGCACGTGCAATCGCATGAGGCTGACGGCGAGAGGAACCTTACGACCCTGTCTTCTCGGTTCAGCGGAAATCGATGTGAAGACTCCTCTGAGACACGGCGCAACCCCTGCGGAGCTCACAGAAATCGTTCGATCCGCTGTTCTCGCCAAACCGGTCGGACATCCGGGTGAACCCCAACGTATGTGCGACGGTATGAATACCATCGGCGGCTGA
- a CDS encoding acetate--CoA ligase family protein translates to MNGYSDNPLYKVMHPESVAFWGASSNPLGMGSVQLSQLVAMKFPGAVFPMHPRETEIMGYKAYRHVKDLPVVPDLAVFVLPTKVVPEVLEECGQGGIKYVVIVSAGFAEMGSEGKQMQDRLVEIARKYGIVFLGPNCIGVINSHWKLNTTFFPYDAQPGFIGIASQSGSFVTQMFVHLETFGMGFSQGFSIGNEAMVDIADCLEYLGGCPDTKVIALYIESIRRGREFFRVARKVSKKKPIVAFYVGGSESGKKAAMSHTGAMAGPDSLYDGILKQAGIIRAHSIQEMFDFCFVMGSQPLPNGNRIAILTHSGGPGAAAADAAERNGLQLATLSPKTVDALRELVPHTASIGNPVDLTFNKDPNDYTKTMPSILLQDDNVDSLFMYLLIPVGRVMQALAATGANHEQATILADQFLDSQCHAVVGLSGKFGKPVAGGSFCTRNEPFIRKLQDAGFPVLTSPERAVRALAGLSRYAKARQAILAEDRKHGVDQTAE, encoded by the coding sequence GTGAACGGATATTCAGATAACCCACTGTACAAGGTGATGCATCCGGAAAGTGTAGCATTCTGGGGCGCATCAAGCAATCCTCTCGGTATGGGGAGTGTCCAGCTTTCTCAACTCGTTGCTATGAAGTTTCCCGGCGCTGTCTTTCCTATGCACCCAAGGGAGACGGAGATCATGGGGTACAAAGCGTACCGGCACGTAAAGGACCTTCCCGTTGTCCCGGACCTGGCAGTTTTTGTGCTGCCCACTAAAGTTGTGCCTGAAGTCCTCGAAGAATGCGGACAGGGAGGAATAAAGTACGTTGTCATCGTATCCGCCGGATTCGCAGAAATGGGATCTGAAGGCAAACAGATGCAAGATCGATTGGTCGAGATCGCCAGGAAATACGGCATCGTGTTCCTCGGACCCAACTGCATAGGGGTTATTAACTCCCACTGGAAGCTCAATACCACGTTCTTCCCGTACGACGCTCAACCGGGATTCATCGGAATCGCCTCCCAGAGCGGGAGCTTCGTGACGCAGATGTTCGTGCACCTCGAGACCTTCGGCATGGGATTCAGCCAGGGATTCAGTATCGGCAACGAAGCCATGGTCGATATAGCGGATTGTTTGGAATATCTCGGGGGCTGCCCGGATACGAAAGTCATCGCGTTGTACATCGAGAGCATCAGGCGCGGCCGCGAGTTTTTCCGGGTCGCACGGAAAGTATCGAAAAAGAAACCCATTGTCGCGTTCTATGTAGGCGGGTCTGAATCGGGAAAGAAAGCCGCTATGTCCCATACCGGCGCGATGGCGGGGCCGGACTCTCTGTACGATGGCATCCTGAAACAGGCCGGTATTATCAGAGCCCATTCCATTCAGGAGATGTTCGATTTCTGCTTTGTCATGGGAAGTCAGCCGCTCCCAAACGGGAATCGCATCGCCATCTTGACGCATTCCGGTGGCCCTGGAGCAGCCGCGGCGGATGCAGCAGAACGAAACGGCCTGCAGCTTGCCACGCTTTCGCCAAAGACCGTCGATGCTCTGAGAGAACTGGTTCCCCATACGGCAAGTATCGGGAATCCCGTGGATTTGACATTCAACAAGGATCCCAACGATTACACGAAAACCATGCCGTCAATTCTGCTCCAGGACGATAATGTGGACAGCCTTTTCATGTATCTGCTCATCCCGGTAGGCAGGGTTATGCAAGCCCTGGCGGCCACCGGGGCAAATCACGAGCAAGCAACCATCCTTGCGGACCAGTTCCTTGACAGTCAATGTCATGCGGTTGTAGGTCTTTCCGGCAAATTCGGGAAACCTGTTGCAGGAGGATCGTTTTGCACGCGCAATGAACCGTTCATACGAAAACTGCAGGATGCAGGTTTTCCGGTGCTTACCAGCCCGGAACGCGCTGTGAGAGCACTGGCAGGGCTAAGCCGGTACGCGAAAGCAAGGCAAGCCATTCTAGCAGAGGATCGGAAACATGGCGTAGACCAAACTGCGGAGTGA
- a CDS encoding TetR/AcrR family transcriptional regulator, with translation MPSKGDITRARIIDAARRLFRLQGYARTSIDDICSESGVKRGNLYFYFKSKEEVADAAIKDALDKQIPFFEQMMADETDPLRRIELLIDGIVGYHVARGCNAC, from the coding sequence ATGCCGTCCAAAGGCGATATTACCCGAGCGCGAATCATTGACGCTGCACGAAGACTATTTCGTCTCCAGGGATATGCTCGGACCAGCATCGACGATATCTGCAGCGAATCCGGTGTCAAAAGAGGCAATCTCTATTTCTACTTTAAATCAAAGGAAGAAGTGGCGGATGCTGCTATCAAGGATGCTCTGGACAAGCAGATCCCTTTTTTCGAGCAGATGATGGCAGACGAGACGGACCCTTTGAGAAGGATCGAATTGCTCATTGATGGCATCGTCGGATATCACGTAGCTCGCGGCTGCAATGCATGCTGA
- a CDS encoding CBS domain-containing protein → MSVLRVASLMLPLSECATVPETATLRETISVMEATRMMFQRWDYRPRIVLVFDKNHKIVGSLRHFDVLRGLEPKYKQLGEMRSLARLGFSPESVVSIKENFRLWNHSLETLCKNLSEISVGEIMSTITEQETIHKGALITDAIHRMLMGNYPSLFVREKSEIQGILRMCDVGEHVFKEIKRTNQFREVKSG, encoded by the coding sequence ATGTCTGTATTGCGAGTCGCAAGTCTGATGCTGCCTCTATCGGAGTGCGCTACCGTTCCGGAGACTGCCACCTTACGAGAGACAATCTCGGTCATGGAAGCGACACGTATGATGTTTCAACGCTGGGATTATCGTCCCAGAATCGTCCTGGTATTCGACAAGAATCATAAGATCGTAGGGAGCTTGAGACACTTCGACGTTTTGCGCGGACTGGAGCCGAAGTACAAACAACTGGGAGAGATGAGAAGCCTTGCGCGGCTGGGATTCAGCCCCGAATCCGTGGTTTCGATCAAAGAGAACTTCAGGTTATGGAATCATTCTTTGGAAACTCTCTGCAAGAACCTGTCTGAAATCAGTGTCGGAGAGATCATGAGCACCATAACCGAGCAAGAGACGATCCACAAAGGTGCTTTGATTACTGATGCGATCCATCGCATGCTCATGGGCAATTATCCTTCGCTTTTTGTACGGGAGAAATCAGAAATCCAGGGGATATTGCGCATGTGCGACGTGGGAGAGCATGTATTCAAAGAAATAAAGAGAACCAATCAGTTTCGGGAAGTTAAGTCCGGATAA